In Halovivax gelatinilyticus, the following are encoded in one genomic region:
- a CDS encoding DUF354 domain-containing protein — protein MKVVVTIQHPAHVHFYRHAIDELREDGHDVFVFARENDLAVPLLEAYDIEHEVLAGPQQSLLGLVRVQATYEYRLFRRARRIEPDVMTAIGGVAVSHVAPLVGARSVVFVDNEGVTSHRLVAPFADVIATPSNFRDDFGDGHVRYESFHELAYLHSDRFEPSPDRLRAYGVEPTEPYYFCRFRTWDALHDVGEAGLSRKGKRELVSTFDEKGTVYISSSDPLPADLSGYRSPVPPTAVHDLLYHANGYAGDSGTMATEAALLGTPAVRIQSFATDAESDMSNFVVLEREFDLLRSTADEDRAIELVEAMLADPSTPARWKRRRERVMAEKRDGTDVLVELLTETDASRQTREVRSVRS, from the coding sequence ATGAAGGTCGTCGTCACCATCCAGCACCCGGCGCACGTTCACTTCTACCGCCACGCGATCGACGAACTCCGCGAGGACGGTCACGACGTGTTCGTCTTCGCTCGGGAGAACGATCTCGCCGTTCCGTTACTGGAGGCCTACGACATCGAACACGAGGTACTGGCCGGCCCGCAGCAGTCGCTGCTCGGATTGGTTCGCGTGCAGGCGACCTACGAGTACCGACTGTTCCGTCGGGCCCGCCGAATCGAACCCGATGTGATGACGGCGATCGGCGGCGTGGCCGTCTCGCACGTCGCACCGCTCGTCGGCGCCAGGAGCGTCGTGTTCGTCGACAACGAGGGAGTCACCTCTCATCGACTCGTCGCACCGTTCGCCGACGTGATCGCGACGCCGAGTAATTTCAGAGACGATTTCGGCGACGGACACGTCAGGTACGAGAGTTTCCACGAACTGGCCTACCTTCACTCCGACCGCTTCGAACCGTCGCCGGATCGCCTCCGCGCGTACGGCGTCGAACCGACGGAACCATACTACTTCTGTCGCTTTCGAACGTGGGACGCGTTGCACGACGTCGGCGAGGCCGGTCTCTCGAGGAAGGGAAAGCGCGAGCTCGTCTCTACGTTCGACGAGAAGGGTACCGTCTACATATCGAGTTCGGATCCGCTGCCAGCGGACCTCAGCGGCTACCGCTCGCCGGTCCCGCCGACGGCCGTACACGATCTGCTGTATCACGCGAACGGCTACGCCGGCGACTCGGGGACGATGGCCACGGAAGCGGCGCTGCTCGGGACGCCAGCAGTTCGTATCCAGTCGTTCGCCACGGACGCCGAATCCGATATGAGCAACTTCGTGGTTCTCGAACGGGAGTTCGACCTCCTTCGCTCGACGGCCGACGAGGATCGGGCGATCGAGCTCGTCGAAGCAATGCTCGCCGATCCGTCGACACCAGCCCGATGGAAACGCCGTAGAGAACGGGTGATGGCGGAGAAACGAGACGGGACCGACGTTCTCGTCGAACTGCTCACCGAGACGGACGCGTCGCGACAGACTCGCGAGGTCCGATCGGTACGGAGTTGA
- the thiM gene encoding hydroxyethylthiazole kinase, whose translation MSDSPVLDAAGLAAARRAIDESTPLIQHLTNRVTMNDVAQVTLHWGGLPVMADTPGDAEEMAAGASAILFNIGTASPREVETMIDVGTVANDRGVPVVFDPVGVGATPTRDQNAEKLLSSVEFAAIKGNYGEVSALAGVEAEVAGVESIGEYDEIDETARALAASTGAIVVASGVTDVVADGSSAFEVDAGDERMGQVVGTGCLLGATLATYHAAVEDPLDASLYATLGFDLAGERAAEMAHDGPASYRVNFLDSVATFDPTVASDRSPAARVDRLE comes from the coding sequence GTGTCTGATTCGCCGGTCCTCGACGCAGCAGGTCTCGCCGCGGCCCGCCGTGCGATCGACGAGTCGACGCCGTTGATCCAGCACCTGACCAACCGGGTAACGATGAACGACGTCGCTCAGGTGACCCTCCACTGGGGCGGCCTCCCGGTGATGGCGGATACGCCGGGAGACGCAGAAGAGATGGCGGCTGGTGCGAGTGCGATACTCTTCAATATCGGCACCGCCTCGCCGCGGGAGGTCGAGACGATGATCGACGTCGGAACGGTTGCCAACGACCGCGGCGTTCCCGTCGTGTTCGACCCCGTTGGCGTGGGTGCGACACCGACGCGGGACCAGAACGCCGAGAAACTGCTCTCGTCGGTGGAGTTCGCGGCGATCAAGGGGAACTACGGTGAGGTGAGTGCGCTGGCCGGCGTCGAGGCCGAGGTGGCCGGCGTCGAGTCGATCGGCGAGTACGATGAGATAGACGAGACGGCGCGTGCGCTGGCCGCCTCGACCGGGGCGATCGTCGTCGCCTCCGGTGTCACGGACGTCGTCGCCGACGGATCGTCCGCCTTCGAGGTCGACGCGGGAGACGAGCGGATGGGGCAGGTCGTCGGCACGGGCTGTCTCCTCGGGGCGACGCTCGCGACCTATCACGCGGCCGTGGAGGACCCGCTCGATGCGTCGCTTTACGCCACGCTAGGCTTCGACCTCGCGGGAGAGCGAGCGGCTGAAATGGCCCACGACGGACCGGCCAGCTATCGGGTGAACTTCCTGGATAGTGTCGCGACGTTCGATCCCACCGTCGCGTCCGATCGATCGCCGGCGGCGCGCGTCGACCGACTCGAGTGA
- a CDS encoding tyrosine-type recombinase/integrase has protein sequence MIPLDALIERYLERKSVGSSDGAGAGTYASNASSILTRWTEWLDREYDVTTVAELETAHCGAYARELNDRTRRGEYAASSAHTYFAVVRAFLSWCVDEAVIRENPAEAAVVVDALPEVSDTTLSQHWSADARRELESYVETRASEAEEGTDDRLARLREYAMVALLAHAGLRGGELFRVPEDDRRTGATWDDVDFYAGTIQVLGTSQQFEDVPLPAAARTPLRRYRIALDPPTNDWPLFPTRHAPSIASTVRTKLTERGYGSNEIDALFDDHTAIELAHEHAISPAAITTEGARTILKRLCEEADVDVGGDYLKPVGARRAFEPDAPRTVASGVSGGLRTSVLEQSLVTVDEDESTGTEN, from the coding sequence GTGATTCCACTCGACGCCTTGATCGAACGGTACCTGGAGCGCAAATCCGTCGGCTCCAGCGATGGCGCGGGTGCCGGGACGTACGCGTCGAACGCCAGTTCGATCCTCACTCGGTGGACGGAGTGGCTCGATCGTGAGTACGACGTCACGACCGTCGCGGAACTCGAAACAGCCCACTGTGGCGCTTACGCCCGAGAACTGAACGACAGGACGCGTCGTGGGGAGTACGCCGCCTCGAGTGCCCATACCTATTTCGCCGTCGTTCGCGCGTTTCTCTCCTGGTGTGTCGACGAAGCGGTGATTCGCGAGAACCCGGCTGAAGCGGCGGTCGTCGTCGACGCGCTCCCCGAGGTGTCCGACACGACGCTGTCACAGCACTGGTCGGCCGACGCCAGGCGCGAACTAGAATCGTACGTCGAAACCCGAGCGAGCGAAGCGGAAGAAGGAACGGACGACCGTCTCGCCAGACTACGGGAGTACGCGATGGTCGCGTTACTCGCACACGCTGGGCTTCGAGGTGGGGAGCTCTTTCGCGTTCCCGAAGACGACCGTCGGACGGGTGCGACGTGGGACGACGTCGACTTCTACGCGGGAACGATTCAGGTTCTAGGCACCTCACAGCAATTCGAGGACGTTCCGCTTCCGGCGGCCGCGCGGACGCCCCTTCGACGCTATCGGATCGCGCTCGATCCGCCGACGAACGACTGGCCGCTCTTTCCGACCCGACACGCCCCATCGATCGCTTCTACCGTCCGTACGAAACTCACAGAGCGCGGGTACGGATCGAACGAGATAGACGCGCTCTTCGACGACCACACCGCGATCGAACTGGCACACGAGCACGCGATCTCCCCCGCGGCGATCACGACCGAAGGGGCCCGAACGATACTCAAACGACTCTGTGAGGAGGCAGACGTCGACGTCGGCGGCGACTACCTCAAACCCGTGGGAGCGAGGCGAGCGTTCGAACCGGACGCGCCGCGTACCGTTGCAAGCGGGGTAAGCGGTGGGCTGCGAACGAGCGTTCTCGAACAATCGCTCGTCACCGTCGACGAGGACGAATCGACTGGAACAGAAAACTGA
- a CDS encoding proton-conducting transporter membrane subunit — MVEATMDPRPLAAVLISAFAVVLIVASYRYPNVREGWSVLAALGKFAIVVSMLPGVMDGEVYYWSLEETTGYTFVFGADFALRADPLGMLFALLASFLWIFTSFYAAGYMRGLNEHAQTRFFAAFAASLSTAIGIAFASNLLTIFIFYELLSLVTYPLVAHNEDDEARIAGRKYLAYTFFGGGVFLLAGTVLVYWLNTGPGGVDPDAADPLAFETGGMSALADAAAADPGFAQAAFFLLIAGFGVKAAVMPLHSWLADAMVAPTPVSGLLHAVAVVKSGAFGVARVYLDTFGTDTIREIPLSVPWVGDVGINVPVAILAAFTLTAASIIALRKDHLKRRLAFSTTAQLSYIVLGLSMLNPFAMLGALLHIPAHAFGKLTLFFCAGAVHVETHTDYVSEMAGVGKRMPMTMSAFAIGSAGMAGIPLVAGFVSKFYLLIGAGGAADVHAGYWLFATALIVSGVLNIAYLWPVVYTAFFESEDRHDAKPLLEFPPGGERRSYGVLNGERTSDAQPRTDGGAPQPADDDEGETEGKGAGTPLDDEPEYAVDEHPSDVDVPYGPGDARAGDRTHPDHADDHHDHGDHHHGGPPQGGWERRTPFTESSWLVAMPIAVIATGAVVLGVVPDYAVFLELADYIVELVEGEGVIDR, encoded by the coding sequence ATGGTTGAAGCCACAATGGATCCGCGTCCGCTGGCAGCCGTACTGATATCGGCGTTCGCGGTCGTACTGATAGTCGCGTCGTATCGCTACCCGAACGTTCGAGAGGGCTGGTCCGTCCTCGCCGCGCTGGGGAAGTTCGCCATTGTCGTCAGCATGCTCCCCGGCGTCATGGACGGCGAGGTCTATTACTGGAGTCTGGAGGAAACCACGGGTTACACGTTCGTCTTCGGCGCAGACTTCGCGCTCAGAGCGGATCCCCTGGGGATGCTCTTCGCGTTACTGGCGAGCTTCCTCTGGATATTCACGTCGTTCTACGCGGCGGGGTACATGCGAGGGTTAAACGAACACGCCCAGACGCGATTTTTCGCCGCGTTCGCCGCCAGCCTCTCGACGGCGATCGGAATCGCCTTCGCCTCGAACCTGCTCACCATCTTCATCTTCTACGAGCTGCTATCGCTCGTCACGTACCCGCTCGTCGCCCACAACGAAGACGACGAGGCGCGCATCGCGGGGCGAAAGTACCTCGCGTATACCTTCTTCGGCGGCGGAGTGTTCCTGCTGGCCGGGACGGTGTTAGTGTACTGGCTCAACACGGGTCCCGGCGGGGTTGACCCGGACGCAGCAGATCCGCTCGCGTTCGAAACCGGCGGAATGTCCGCGCTCGCAGACGCCGCGGCGGCCGATCCGGGATTCGCCCAGGCCGCGTTCTTCCTGCTGATCGCCGGGTTCGGGGTGAAAGCGGCGGTCATGCCGCTTCACTCCTGGCTGGCAGACGCGATGGTCGCGCCGACGCCCGTCTCGGGCTTGCTGCACGCGGTGGCTGTCGTCAAATCCGGCGCGTTCGGCGTCGCGCGGGTCTACCTGGACACGTTCGGCACCGACACGATCCGGGAGATCCCGCTTTCGGTTCCGTGGGTCGGCGACGTCGGGATCAACGTCCCCGTCGCGATTCTGGCCGCGTTCACGCTGACCGCGGCGAGCATCATCGCCCTTCGGAAAGATCACTTAAAGCGCCGGCTGGCGTTCTCGACGACGGCCCAGCTGTCGTACATCGTGCTGGGTCTCTCGATGCTCAACCCGTTCGCGATGCTCGGGGCGCTGTTGCACATCCCGGCTCACGCGTTCGGCAAGCTCACGCTGTTCTTCTGTGCGGGGGCAGTTCACGTCGAAACCCACACCGACTACGTCAGCGAGATGGCCGGCGTCGGAAAGCGCATGCCGATGACGATGAGCGCGTTCGCCATCGGATCGGCCGGCATGGCCGGCATCCCCCTGGTTGCCGGATTCGTGAGCAAGTTCTACCTGCTGATCGGTGCCGGTGGCGCCGCGGACGTTCACGCGGGCTACTGGCTGTTCGCTACCGCGCTGATCGTCTCCGGCGTGCTCAACATCGCCTACCTCTGGCCGGTCGTCTACACCGCGTTCTTCGAGAGCGAGGACCGCCACGACGCGAAACCGCTGCTCGAGTTCCCGCCCGGCGGCGAGCGACGCTCCTACGGCGTCCTGAACGGAGAGCGCACGTCTGATGCGCAACCGCGTACCGACGGCGGCGCCCCGCAACCGGCGGACGACGACGAGGGAGAAACCGAGGGGAAGGGCGCCGGAACGCCACTCGATGATGAACCGGAGTACGCCGTCGACGAACACCCGAGCGACGTCGACGTTCCGTACGGACCCGGAGATGCACGGGCGGGGGACCGAACCCACCCGGATCACGCCGACGACCACCACGATCACGGCGATCACCACCACGGCGGACCGCCTCAGGGCGGCTGGGAGCGACGCACGCCGTTCACCGAGAGTTCGTGGCTCGTCGCGATGCCGATCGCAGTCATCGCGACCGGCGCCGTCGTCCTCGGCGTCGTCCCGGACTACGCCGTCTTCCTCGAACTGGCCGATTATATCGTCGAACTGGTCGAGGGTGAGGGGGTGATCGACCGATGA
- a CDS encoding metal-dependent hydrolase codes for MGTVTLSPSVYWKGHVGTAILWYTPLYLWIATESTTLALFGLLVAVACAPLPDIDTALPVPHRGPTHTVWFLAGSIVVGSLVGGLLAPTFDVSVLIGVLAVGGAVGISLTSHVFLDALTPMGIRPFEPVAATSVSLRLVRSKNPMVNWALLIAGCVVLVGGSVSGF; via the coding sequence ATGGGGACGGTCACGCTCTCTCCGTCCGTGTACTGGAAGGGCCACGTCGGGACGGCGATCCTGTGGTATACGCCGTTGTACCTCTGGATCGCCACCGAATCGACGACGCTCGCCCTGTTCGGTCTCCTCGTCGCGGTCGCTTGTGCACCGCTTCCCGACATCGATACCGCGTTACCCGTCCCCCACCGGGGGCCGACGCACACGGTCTGGTTCCTCGCCGGCTCGATCGTAGTTGGCTCTCTCGTCGGCGGTCTTCTCGCACCGACGTTCGACGTCTCCGTCTTAATCGGCGTTCTCGCCGTCGGTGGGGCAGTCGGCATCTCGCTCACGTCACACGTGTTTCTCGATGCGCTAACACCGATGGGGATCCGTCCGTTCGAACCAGTTGCAGCGACATCCGTATCGCTCCGCCTCGTCAGATCGAAGAATCCGATGGTAAACTGGGCCCTCCTGATCGCCGGATGCGTCGTCCTGGTTGGTGGGAGTGTATCCGGATTCTAA
- the thiE gene encoding thiamine phosphate synthase — protein MNPSNWRTYLVTQESLSAGRSTPEIVEAAIDGGVDVVQLREKDRSARDRYDLGRTLRDLTDEADIPLIVNDRIDLARAIDADGVHLGQSDLPISIARDQLGADAIVGCSAFRVEDALAAERDGADYLGTGAVYGTSSKDVDPAKDGIGPEGISAVAEAVSIPVIAIGAITAENAGPVFEAGAAGVAVISEITSADDPADATRRLGEVIARV, from the coding sequence GTGAATCCATCGAACTGGCGGACCTACCTCGTAACCCAGGAATCGCTCTCCGCTGGTCGCTCGACGCCAGAAATCGTCGAGGCCGCGATCGACGGCGGCGTCGACGTCGTGCAACTGCGCGAGAAGGACCGATCGGCGCGCGACCGGTACGACCTCGGACGAACGCTTCGCGATCTCACAGACGAGGCGGATATCCCGCTCATCGTGAACGATCGTATCGATCTCGCGCGGGCGATCGACGCGGACGGCGTTCACCTCGGTCAGTCGGATCTCCCGATTTCGATCGCGCGCGACCAACTCGGCGCTGATGCGATCGTCGGCTGTTCTGCGTTCCGGGTCGAGGATGCGCTGGCGGCCGAACGCGACGGAGCTGACTACCTCGGAACCGGAGCCGTCTACGGCACGTCCTCGAAGGACGTCGATCCGGCGAAAGACGGCATCGGCCCCGAGGGAATTTCGGCGGTCGCCGAAGCTGTGTCGATTCCCGTCATCGCCATTGGGGCCATTACGGCTGAGAACGCCGGCCCCGTGTTCGAGGCCGGTGCCGCCGGCGTCGCGGTCATCAGCGAGATCACGAGTGCGGACGATCCGGCCGACGCGACGCGCCGTCTTGGAGAGGTGATCGCGCGTGTCTGA
- a CDS encoding glycosyltransferase family 2 protein, translated as MYRDHSVAVVVPAYNESGLVGDVLETVPDFVDRVYAVDDRSTDGTWNEIRRVASDRLDASQTTADGVGGPVTPSDGDGRTAIPVTDRRADGGTTVERPVIVPIRHEANRGVGAAITTGYRRALDDGMEITAVMAGDGQMDPNELDRLLDPIVEGRAAYTKGNRLRGREFHDSMSSFRLFGNVLLSLLTKVSSGYWQMVDPQNGYTAISKEALEALDLDSLYEQYGFSNDVLVALNTREFPIADVSMPAVYGDEESHIDYTTFVPKLSWLLFRRFIRRLGDRYVIRDFHPLVGLYALGALGLAVTIGILGRILTGRDETSGTDEAARPSATDARLTLALSTVTAMLCSAMTVLLAMVFDRQANEGLVVVDE; from the coding sequence ATGTACCGAGATCACTCCGTCGCCGTCGTGGTTCCGGCCTACAACGAGTCGGGGCTCGTCGGCGATGTCCTGGAGACGGTTCCTGACTTCGTCGATCGGGTGTACGCCGTCGACGATCGTTCGACCGACGGAACCTGGAACGAGATTCGACGGGTCGCCTCAGACCGGCTCGACGCATCGCAGACTACCGCCGACGGCGTTGGGGGTCCGGTGACGCCGTCCGACGGTGACGGACGAACCGCAATTCCGGTGACCGATCGACGAGCTGACGGGGGAACGACCGTCGAGCGTCCCGTTATCGTTCCGATACGCCACGAGGCAAATCGCGGCGTCGGCGCGGCGATAACGACGGGCTATCGACGGGCGCTCGACGATGGAATGGAAATCACGGCCGTGATGGCCGGCGACGGGCAGATGGATCCGAACGAACTCGACCGGCTGCTAGACCCGATCGTCGAGGGTCGGGCGGCGTACACGAAGGGAAACCGCCTCCGCGGTCGCGAGTTCCACGATTCGATGTCGTCGTTTCGTCTCTTTGGGAACGTCTTGCTCTCGCTGTTGACCAAAGTTTCGAGCGGCTACTGGCAGATGGTCGATCCGCAGAACGGCTATACGGCTATCTCGAAGGAGGCACTCGAGGCCCTCGATCTCGACTCGCTGTACGAGCAGTACGGGTTCTCGAACGACGTCCTCGTCGCGCTCAACACCAGGGAGTTTCCGATCGCCGACGTCTCGATGCCGGCGGTGTACGGCGACGAAGAGAGCCACATCGACTACACCACGTTCGTACCGAAGCTCTCGTGGTTGCTGTTTCGCCGGTTTATCAGACGGCTGGGGGATCGATACGTGATTCGCGACTTTCACCCGCTGGTGGGACTGTACGCCCTGGGCGCACTCGGATTAGCGGTGACGATCGGGATTCTCGGCCGAATACTCACGGGTCGAGACGAGACGTCCGGAACGGACGAAGCCGCTCGTCCATCCGCCACCGATGCCCGTCTCACGCTCGCGCTCTCGACCGTGACTGCGATGCTGTGTTCGGCGATGACCGTTCTACTCGCGATGGTGTTCGACCGACAGGCCAACGAAGGACTGGTGGTGGTCGACGAATGA
- a CDS encoding Na(+)/H(+) antiporter subunit D produces MIEDLATTIYPPAVILAAAVVAFFAPRIVGFAVGALSLLWVIVVAWFAPVGTSVSATFLGFSVQPFLVDEYTRFVALGLGFLGLFAVIYAYSSESPRAQLAIALTYVGSTIAAVFAGDWLVLVFAWELMAITSTVLVWQYGGDAVRAGYRYAIAHGIGGSLLLFAVIAHYAAAESFVFGEGVGYDGVITGGISSAFGGLPMILAVLGIGVNVAFVGFHTWLPDTYPRPHFAASVFLAAFTTKTSAYVLLRAVPEGNLYLAYMGGLMAVYGVVFALLQHDMRALLSYHIQAQLGYMVAGIGIGTAIGAAGAMGHLFNNVLYKSLLFMAVGVVIYRTGENDLYELGGLWREMPITAIAFAIGALSITAVPGFSGFISKGMILDAADPGYHGAPEYQALYWLLFIGAIGTFLSFIKLGYYVFLHGPSERSVLDSKPGQSVSMLSVGGACVVLGLPFLGWPYFTDLLPLVDGVEIPTAGIDLDPYSPGHLQDALVLIVVSVVGFKLIRKPLSKIDYPDPAFAFAPATFYVGRWSMLAVTELYAAVDRAVVGLVVGCYWIGNNPVLAAERVVRNVPGVSVTQNGARPTDGGAPSRLYLRATIGLTVLYVTVILTLVLVLVLYG; encoded by the coding sequence ATGATCGAGGATCTCGCGACGACGATCTATCCGCCCGCGGTGATCCTCGCGGCAGCGGTGGTCGCATTCTTCGCTCCGCGAATCGTCGGCTTCGCCGTCGGCGCGCTGAGTCTCCTGTGGGTCATCGTCGTCGCCTGGTTCGCCCCGGTCGGAACGAGCGTCAGCGCGACCTTTCTCGGATTCTCGGTTCAGCCGTTCCTCGTCGACGAGTACACGCGGTTCGTCGCGCTCGGTCTCGGCTTCCTCGGGCTGTTCGCGGTGATCTACGCCTATTCGAGCGAGTCCCCGCGCGCCCAGCTCGCCATCGCGCTCACCTACGTGGGCTCGACGATCGCAGCCGTCTTCGCCGGCGACTGGCTCGTGCTCGTCTTCGCCTGGGAACTGATGGCTATCACGAGTACCGTGCTCGTCTGGCAGTACGGCGGCGACGCCGTCCGGGCGGGCTATCGCTACGCCATCGCTCACGGGATCGGCGGCAGTCTCCTGCTGTTCGCCGTGATCGCTCACTACGCCGCAGCGGAATCGTTCGTCTTCGGCGAGGGCGTCGGCTATGACGGCGTCATCACCGGCGGCATCTCGAGCGCGTTCGGCGGCCTCCCGATGATCCTCGCCGTGCTCGGTATCGGCGTCAACGTCGCGTTCGTCGGATTTCACACCTGGCTGCCGGACACCTACCCGCGGCCACACTTTGCAGCCTCGGTGTTCCTGGCAGCGTTCACCACGAAGACGAGCGCGTACGTGCTTCTCCGGGCCGTTCCGGAGGGTAACCTCTACCTCGCCTATATGGGCGGACTGATGGCCGTCTACGGCGTCGTCTTCGCGCTGTTACAACACGATATGCGGGCGCTGCTGTCCTATCACATCCAGGCCCAGCTGGGGTACATGGTCGCCGGTATCGGGATCGGCACGGCCATCGGAGCGGCGGGTGCGATGGGACACCTGTTCAACAACGTGCTCTACAAGAGCCTACTGTTCATGGCCGTCGGCGTCGTCATCTACCGGACCGGCGAGAACGACCTCTACGAGCTGGGCGGTCTCTGGCGTGAGATGCCCATCACGGCCATCGCGTTCGCGATCGGTGCGCTTTCGATCACGGCCGTCCCCGGCTTCAGCGGCTTCATCAGCAAGGGCATGATCCTCGATGCGGCCGATCCCGGATACCACGGTGCACCCGAGTACCAGGCGCTCTACTGGTTGCTCTTCATCGGCGCGATCGGAACGTTCCTCTCGTTCATCAAACTCGGCTACTACGTGTTCTTACACGGACCGAGCGAACGATCCGTGCTCGACTCGAAGCCCGGTCAGAGCGTCTCGATGCTCTCGGTCGGTGGCGCGTGTGTCGTTCTGGGTCTGCCGTTTCTCGGATGGCCCTACTTCACTGACCTGCTCCCGCTGGTCGACGGGGTCGAGATTCCGACGGCCGGTATCGACCTCGATCCGTACAGCCCCGGTCACTTACAGGACGCCCTCGTACTGATCGTCGTCTCCGTCGTCGGCTTCAAGCTCATTCGGAAGCCGCTCTCGAAGATCGACTATCCGGACCCGGCGTTCGCGTTCGCCCCGGCCACGTTCTACGTCGGTCGGTGGAGCATGCTCGCAGTTACGGAACTGTACGCTGCCGTCGATCGCGCTGTCGTCGGCCTGGTCGTGGGTTGCTACTGGATCGGGAACAATCCGGTCCTGGCCGCAGAGCGCGTCGTGCGAAACGTCCCGGGTGTCTCGGTTACTCAGAACGGCGCCAGACCGACCGACGGCGGCGCGCCATCCCGGCTGTATCTCAGAGCAACCATCGGGCTTACGGTCCTGTACGTGACCGTTATCCTCACGCTGGTTCTGGTCCTGGTGCTTTACGGCTGA
- a CDS encoding MATE family efflux transporter, with amino-acid sequence MASRVPNPIRLLILWIGIGLARLGLIDRERARRTTDLAWPRIVTGLARMSKSAVDIAMVGIAVGGAAIAGVGYATPFWGLAFTIGGGVAGGTIALVSQRYGARRFGQVGQSIRSSVLLVVLISVPFTIAFSIFASELISIISDDPEVIELGSAYLAVVAFGMPFAGLNLIGSRAFVGMDDAWTPMVIRAGGAVANIAFNAFLIFGLGMGVVGAALGTVLANVFVTLAFAILLVFGRLPGVPEAEMTVDPFGTYVDGEVIRSLITIGLPVFGRNLVWTVAEIPLLSIVDLFGTDVASAYIVARRIWALMNTPGWGFGLAASSLVGQELGTGAERTADRYGREIIRFSIAVYAVSAAIVFVFAEPITLVFVDDPAELSVPVAVTLVQVACVAILFQGISGTTEGALNAAGDTRWPFYAQALGMFAGAIPLTYIGATTPLGLYGLYLAFVAETAIPASINYYRFGTGRWKAISRSYRPGGTDSGE; translated from the coding sequence GTGGCCTCTCGCGTACCGAACCCGATTCGCCTGTTGATCCTGTGGATCGGGATCGGACTGGCGAGACTGGGTCTGATCGACCGGGAGCGAGCGAGACGGACGACCGACCTTGCCTGGCCGCGAATCGTCACCGGCCTCGCTCGCATGTCCAAGAGCGCCGTCGACATCGCGATGGTGGGCATCGCCGTCGGCGGAGCCGCGATCGCCGGTGTCGGATACGCGACGCCGTTCTGGGGGCTCGCGTTCACGATCGGCGGCGGCGTGGCCGGCGGAACGATCGCGCTGGTCTCCCAGCGATACGGTGCTCGGCGATTCGGGCAAGTAGGACAATCGATCCGATCGAGCGTGTTGCTCGTCGTACTCATCAGCGTCCCGTTCACCATCGCGTTCAGCATCTTCGCGTCGGAACTCATCTCGATCATCAGCGACGATCCGGAGGTGATCGAACTCGGGTCGGCCTACCTCGCCGTCGTCGCGTTCGGGATGCCGTTCGCCGGCCTCAATCTCATCGGAAGTCGGGCGTTCGTCGGGATGGACGACGCCTGGACGCCGATGGTGATCAGAGCCGGCGGGGCCGTCGCGAACATCGCCTTCAACGCGTTTCTCATCTTCGGCCTCGGAATGGGCGTCGTCGGCGCCGCCCTCGGAACGGTGCTCGCAAACGTTTTCGTTACCCTCGCGTTCGCCATCTTGCTCGTCTTCGGTCGCCTGCCCGGGGTTCCAGAAGCCGAGATGACCGTCGATCCGTTCGGGACGTACGTGGACGGCGAGGTCATCAGGTCGCTAATCACGATCGGCCTCCCGGTGTTCGGCCGGAACCTGGTGTGGACGGTCGCCGAGATACCGTTGCTCTCGATCGTCGACCTCTTTGGCACCGACGTGGCGTCGGCGTACATCGTCGCCCGACGGATCTGGGCGCTCATGAACACTCCCGGCTGGGGCTTCGGACTCGCCGCCTCGAGTCTGGTCGGCCAGGAACTGGGAACCGGAGCCGAGCGTACGGCCGACCGGTACGGCAGAGAGATTATTCGCTTTTCGATCGCCGTCTACGCCGTATCGGCCGCCATCGTCTTCGTATTCGCGGAACCGATCACGCTCGTGTTCGTCGACGACCCCGCCGAACTCTCGGTTCCCGTCGCCGTCACGCTGGTGCAGGTCGCCTGCGTCGCGATCCTCTTTCAGGGGATCTCCGGAACGACCGAGGGTGCGCTCAACGCCGCCGGCGACACGCGCTGGCCGTTCTACGCCCAGGCGCTGGGTATGTTCGCGGGCGCCATCCCGCTCACCTACATCGGTGCGACGACTCCACTCGGTCTCTACGGCCTCTACCTGGCGTTCGTCGCCGAGACGGCGATTCCGGCTTCGATTAATTACTACCGGTTCGGTACCGGACGGTGGAAGGCGATCAGCAGATCCTACCGTCCCGGCGGAACGGACAGCGGAGAGTGA